Part of the Saccharomyces kudriavzevii IFO 1802 strain IFO1802 genome assembly, chromosome: 8 genome is shown below.
ACGAAACAAGGTTTCCAAGTCCAGAAAGGGGAGTTGAGGCAAAAGGCGAAAAAGGCGAGAGAAAAGTGTGTCACATAATTTTACAAGCATAGCAAAATAATGGGTGTcgtcaagaagaaaaggtcACATCATGCAAAGACTTCGCGCCAGCAGTACTACACCGGCGCTCAGGTCGGTGGACTCGGCAGCATGGGCGCGGTAAACAACAATATCCCGTCGTTGATGAGCTTCGCGGAGGAAAACAACTACCAATACGGGTACGGCGGTTCTGGTGCGAGCATGAGTGGTAGGACACTGACTTACGCGCAGCAGCAGCTGAACAAGCAAAGACAGGACTTCGAACGCGTGCGACTTAGACCGGAACAGCTCAGCAATATCATACACGACGAGAGCGACACGATATCGTTTCGCTCGAACCTCCTCAAGAACTTCATAAGCTCGAACGATGCGTTCAACATGCTGAGTTTGACGACCGTACCGTGCGACAGGATCGGGAAGTCCAGGGTGTTCAGCGAACATACGATGAGATATCTCAGGCAGAAACAACTCGATCTGAAAGCGCAAACAGCCGAGCAGCCAGAACAAAAGCCGCCGACGCCGCTCAAGTACACAGATCTTATTATAGCTGCGGAGAACGGATCCCGCAGTACGAAGGACCTGATAGACGCCGTCTTCGACCAAGGCGGCGGCCGGCTGAGGCATCAGCCGGACGACGTGGTCGTCCGGCGTGATGAGGCCATGCTGGTGGACAAGCTCCGCGGCGATCCTCGGGAGGCGCCCGCAGACTATTGGACACATACCTACAAGGAAGTTCTGGCGCAATACCACGAAGCCAGGCTGCGGATCAGTCAAAAGGAGGCAACTGCAAGCGAAGGGCCGGACGAAGCGTGCTTGCAAGGGgggcagcagcagcagcagcaggaTTTGCAGCGACAGCAACAAGTGGCGGCAGCAGTTCCCCCGCAAAATCCCCATGTAGCCGCAACGGAAAAGGAGTCTGTGCCTGCCGTGGAGGACGACGCGCTGGAGAACATGTTCGGAGATTACTCCAACGAGCCGTTCAGCACTAATTTCGACGACGAGTTTGGGGATCTTGACGCTGTGTTTTTCTGATCCTCGTGGGCGGCTATTTCCCGTTAgatttattattatctttatctttatcTATAGTATATTTACACATGGACGTTTAATGGAGGTAAGGTCAGATCAGCCTCTCTGTTTTTTGTGCGGAATccgatttttttttttattttcttgcgttttttttttttccttcaacgGTATCTAGTGCCTGCGCATTGGCGGGTCATGTGGCGTTTGTCTAATGTGTAGGGCCCTTTGTGACCCCCTTGTCCTGGGGGCCCGCCAGACTCCGGCGCGCAGAAAAGCTCGAGATGTGCCGATTGCAAACACCGCCTCATTCTCTCTGCATTCCCACCCACTGAAAGGGCAGTACAAACTACCTCCGGAAAACCGCTTCCCCGGGATTGCTCTGGATCATGCAGCATGGTTTCTGCAGATTAAAGGCGTTTTAAGTGTGGGCTAACTCCGTTTGATTAGCCGCCCATTACGGGTGGCAAACAGCGTTGGTAAAACTCTATATCCCCCGCTTGACATCGGCGGCTGCGAGAAGGGAAACAGTATATAAGCTCGTCGGTTTTCTTATCTGTGCTTCCCTTAAAATTAGTTCTTTCCCTTCCCCTATCCTGATCTTAATCTGTCTCCCTTTCTCTCATGTTGATGGTTCTCTTGGGTAAAACAAATTAATAAAAgagcaagaacaagaaggagAAGCGATTTTTGGACTAGAAGATCAcggagaagaaaaaatctgaTTGCATTcctatatatttttatatacatactCTCTATTGTTTGTTTGCCTactcaaaaaagaaaaagaaaaaaaaataccgtcttcttttttcttttagcTTGTCgaaataatgaaaacagAAATCACCACCGC
Proteins encoded:
- the SNF6 gene encoding Snf6p (similar to Saccharomyces cerevisiae SNF6 (YHL025W); ancestral locus Anc_4.27), whose translation is MGVVKKKRSHHAKTSRQQYYTGAQVGGLGSMGAVNNNIPSLMSFAEENNYQYGYGGSGASMSGRTLTYAQQQLNKQRQDFERVRLRPEQLSNIIHDESDTISFRSNLLKNFISSNDAFNMLSLTTVPCDRIGKSRVFSEHTMRYLRQKQLDLKAQTAEQPEQKPPTPLKYTDLIIAAENGSRSTKDLIDAVFDQGGGRLRHQPDDVVVRRDEAMLVDKLRGDPREAPADYWTHTYKEVLAQYHEARLRISQKEATASEGPDEACLQGGQQQQQQDLQRQQQVAAAVPPQNPHVAATEKESVPAVEDDALENMFGDYSNEPFSTNFDDEFGDLDAVFF